In Candidatus Poribacteria bacterium, a single window of DNA contains:
- a CDS encoding NUDIX domain-containing protein yields MNEVVQKVTAFIVRERDGVKELLVFKHPTAGVQIPAGTVEKGEDIETAVKRETYEETGLQFVEIENYLGCFENELENNQRIIAETTQVYSEPNLTAIPYKRKLPKGLTVDYLSTQENFTHISYIEYEYDKSHKPIHIDSNITGWVPNENLSAQKKRHFFLMSTQEETADAWELKSDQGHIFKPYWVPLLPKPQIISPQDKWLDFVYEKI; encoded by the coding sequence GTGAATGAAGTTGTCCAAAAGGTTACTGCTTTTATCGTCCGTGAAAGAGATGGCGTCAAAGAATTACTCGTGTTTAAACATCCAACTGCGGGTGTTCAAATTCCGGCAGGCACTGTTGAAAAGGGTGAAGATATTGAAACCGCTGTAAAGAGAGAAACTTATGAAGAAACGGGCTTACAATTCGTAGAGATTGAAAACTATCTGGGTTGTTTTGAAAATGAATTAGAAAATAACCAAAGAATCATAGCGGAAACAACACAGGTTTATAGTGAGCCAAACTTAACGGCAATTCCCTACAAGCGAAAACTACCCAAAGGGCTTACCGTCGATTACCTTTCCACACAGGAGAATTTCACACACATTTCGTACATTGAGTATGAATATGACAAATCCCACAAGCCCATACATATTGACTCCAACATTACAGGATGGGTCCCGAATGAAAACTTAAGTGCACAGAAAAAGAGACATTTTTTTCTTATGTCTACACAAGAGGAAACAGCAGATGCGTGGGAATTGAAGAGCGATCAAGGACACATTTTCAAGCCGTATTGGGTACCGCTTTTGCCGAAACCTCAGATCATATCGCCACAAGACAAG
- a CDS encoding PIN domain-containing protein yields the protein MSENDLWIAATAMTLDAILVTADSDFQRIAGFGLQLEDWTN from the coding sequence TTGTCAGAGAACGATCTTTGGATAGCCGCGACTGCTATGACACTTGATGCGATTCTCGTCACTGCTGACTCAGATTTTCAAAGGATTGCTGGATTCGGATTACAACTGGAAGATTGGACGAATTGA